ATGAAGATCACGGACTACGCCGACGAGCTGCTGGACTTCAGTGACACGGACATGCCCGAGAAGGTCCGCCTGATGCAGACGAACTGGATCGGGAAGTCCGTGGGGGCCGAGGTGACCTTCGACACGCCCGCCGGGCCGGAGACGGTGTTCACGACCCGTCCGGACACCCTGATGGGCGCGACGTTCATGGTGCTGGCCCCCGAGCACGCCAAGGTGGCCCAGCTGACCACCGACGAGCAGCGCGCGGAGGTCGAGGCGTACGTGGCGGCAGCGGGCCGCAAGACGGACGTGGAACGCCAGCAGGAGGGCGAGAAGACCGGCGTGTTCACCGGCAGTTACGCCACGCACCCCATCACCGGTCATCAGCTGCCGATCTGGGTGGCGGACTACGTGCTGGTCACGTACGGCACCGGGTCGATCATGGCCGTGCCCGCGCACGACGACCGTGACTTCGCGTTCGCGCGCAAGTTCGGCCTGGACGTCGTGGAGGTCATCCGCGCCGAGGGCGCCGAGCCGATGGCCGAGGACGCGACGGAACCCTACACCGGCGAGGGCGTCATCGTGAACAGCGGCGAGTTCGACGGATTGAGCGGCGGGAAGGCCAGCATCGCCGGGATCGTCGAGCAGCTGGAGGCGCGCGGGATCGCGAAGGCGAAGACCACGTACCGCCTGCGCGACTGGCTGTTCGCCCGCCAGCGCTACTGGGGCACCCCGATCCCGTTCGTGCACTGCCCCGAGCACGGCGCGCAGCCCGTCCCCGAGGACCAGCTGCCCGTGCGCCTGCCGGAGAACGTGGAGTTCACCCCGACCGGCCAGAGCCCCCTGAAACTGGACACCGAGTGGCTGAAGACCACCTGCCCCGTCTGCGGGGGGGAAGCCGAGCGTGACACGGACACCATGGACACCTTCGTGGATTCGTCATGGTACATGTACCGCTACCTGAGCCCCGACTACCACGAGGGCCCCTTCGATCCCGCCAAGGACCCCATGATGCCCGTGGACCTGTACACGGGCGGCATCGAGCACGCGATCCTGCACCTGCTGTACTCGCGCTTCTGGATCAAGGTCATGCGCGACATGGGACTGACGAAGCACAGCGAACCCTTCGCGCACCTGCGCAACCAGGGCATGATTCTGGGCGAGGACGGCGAGAAGATGAGCAAGTCGCGCGGCAACGTCGTCGATCCGGACGACCTGGTGCGCGAGTACGGCGCGGACACCGTGCGCACGTACCTGATGTTCATCGCCCCGTGGGAACTGGGCGGCCCGTGGGACCCGCAGGGCATCAACGGCCCGGCCAAGTGGCTGAGCCGCGTGTGGACCCTGTTCACCGACGACAAGGTCACCGGCCCCGCCGAGACCGTCAGTGAAGCGGACCTGCGCTTCGCGGTGCACAGCACCCTGAAGAAGGTCACCGGGGACTTCGAACGCCTGAGCTTCAACACCATCGTCGCGTCGCTGATGGAACTGACGAACACCCTGGTCAAGGCCAAGCGCGCCCCGGTGTTCGGCACGCCCGCCTGGGACGAGGCGCTGGACATCTTCAACCGCCTGCTGGCCCCCGTGGTGCCGCACATCGCTGAGGAGATCTGGGCCGCGCGCGGTCAGGAGGGCAGCGTGCACACCGCCGCGTGGCCCGCCGTGGACGAGCAGGCCGCGACCCGCGACACCGTCACCATGGGCGTGCAGGTCAGTGGCAAGGTGCGCGGGCAGGTCACGATCAGCAAGAGCGCCACGCAGGACGAGGCGATGGCCGCCGCGAAGGAGAACGCCGACGTGGCCCGCTTCATCGAGGGCAAGCAGATCGTCAAGGAGATCTACGTGCCCGGCCGCATCATCAACATCGTCGTGAAGTGAAGCCGACGCGCCGGATCCGACTGTCCTGACGGCAGTCAGGTCCGGCGCGGACGGGGAGCCGGGGCCGGATGGGGAGACGATCAACTCCTATCCAGCTCCGGCTCCCTGTTGGTGAAGCAAATCAGTGTTCAGGCTGCCGGGCGGCCTGCGTGCCCCCCCCACTCCACGCTCGTTCGCAAAGCTGCTCGGCGTGCTGCGGTGGCGTAGGAGCCTGGGAATGCTGTGGTCAGTCGTGGTCGCTGACGTTGTTGCGGCCCTCTCGTTTCACCTGGTACAGGCGGCGGTCCGCGTCGCCGACCAGTTGCGTGAAATCTGGGCGGGTCACCTGCGCCACGCCGATGCTCAGCGTCACGCGCAGGCCGGCCGCCACCTCGTGCCAGGGGTGCAGGCGGATCAGCTGCTGCAGGTCGTGGCAGCTGTCGCGCAGGTCCTCGACCGGCGCGGCGCGCAGCAGCACGAATTCCTCACCGCCGTACCGGGCGGCGATGTCGCCGGGGCGGGCCACATCGAGAATCATGCGTGCCACGCGCTGCAGGACCAGGTCGCCCGTCTGGTGGCCCCAGGTGTCGTTCACGACCTTGAAGTGATCCACGTCGATCAGCGCGGCGCTGACCGGCGTGTCCTCGGTGGCCGTCTGGGCGAGGTGCTCGCCTTCCGTGAACAGGTGCTCGCGGTTGGACAGCCGCGTCAGGTGATCGGTGCGGCCCAGTTCGCGGATGCGGGCGTTCAGGGCACGGAGTTCCTGCAGGTGAGCCTGGAGTTCCTGGTTGCGCTGGCGTTCCTCACGTGCCTGGTCCTGCAGCGCGTGAATGCGGGACAGGACTTCGAACGTCTGGATGTTCTGGCGGCGTTCGGCGGCGTGGGTGCGGCGGGTGTAGGCCAGGGTCTCCCGCAGGTGCGTCAGGGCCTGCGGCAGGTCGCCCAGCTGCTCGAACGCGCTGCTCAGCTGCTCGTGCAGGTCGGGCAACAGGACGTGGTCGCCCAGGACGCGCAGGTCGTTCAGCGCGGTGCTCAGCAGCCCGACCCGGCGGTCCGGTTCGGTGCGGGCGGCCAGGGTCAGCGCGACCGAGGCCCGCAGCTCCGGGTTGCGGCTGGCTGCCTGCAGGTCCCACAGGCGCTGTTCTGTCCGGGCGGCCTCAGGGTCCGCGAGGGGCAGCTGGAGTTCCAGTTGCGTGCAGCGCAGGCTGGCTTCCAGATGCGGGTGCTGGTCGAGGTGCGGGTACCGCAGCGCCTCCGTGAGGTGCTGGCTGGCCCCGGTCAGGTCGCCCTGATCGCGGGCGAACTCCGCGAGGTTCGCGTGCGCGATGGCCACGCCGAACGGGTAGTCCAGCTGCCGGAAGGTGCTCAGCGCCTCGGTGATGTGCGCGTGGGCGCGGTGGGGGTCACTGTGGCGCAGCTCGACGGCCAGGTCGTGCAGGGCCGTGGCAGTCAGCTCGGCGTCCTCAATGTGGCGGGCCAGGGCCACCTGCTCCTCGTACAGTTCCACGGCGCGGTCGGCGCGGTTCAGGGTGCTCTGCAGCGCCGCGAGGATGTTCAGGCCGCGCCCCAGCCAGACACTTGGCGCGCCGAGGCGCAGCGTGCTGATGGCGGCGGTCACCTCCTCGGTCGCCTGGGGCAGCTGACCGTCCCGCCAGTCGAGGTAGGCCCGCAGGACGCTGGCCTGCGCGTGCGCGGGCGTATGAAGGTGCGCCACGGCGCTGGTCCGTGCCCGGGCGGGCTCGCTGTCGCGGTAATCCCAGGCGTCTCCCAGGGACAGAGGTGGGGGGGGTGGCTCGTCGGGCGTCACGGTGCCCTCACGATACGTGCTCGTGGGACGTTCGCGGTCCCGTGTGCCGTCGCCCCCGTCAGGGGGTCGCCCAGAACGACCGCAGGGCGGTGACCACCTCGGCCGTCTTCTCGAAGTGGGGCAGGCCGTCGGTGCCCTCGATCCGTACGGCGCGCACGCCGGGCTGCGCCGTGAACTGGGGCAGTCGGTCGAAGGACACGAACGCGTCCTGGTCGTACAGGACCAGCGTGGGCACCGTCAGGCGGCTGTAGAGGTCCGCGTAGGCGTCGGCAGTGAACAGCTGCCCGCTGATGAAGTACAGCGGGGCGTACTTCGCGCCGGGCTGCCGGGTGGTGTCCAGCGAGTAGTTCACGAGGCCCTGA
The Deinococcus sedimenti DNA segment above includes these coding regions:
- the leuS gene encoding leucine--tRNA ligase, coding for MNNEHPINIPEPRMERYNPHAIEKKWQTAWEQSGLYRFNEDAPGEKFYALTMFPYPSGNLHIGHWYANVAPDARARWLRMRGYNVLFPMGFDAFGLPAENAAIKNRTNPATWTYANIERMTGQFQAMGTMIDWSRQFATCDPEYYRWNQWFFIEFYKRGLAYKKGGLVNWCPKDQTVLANEQVVNGHCERCGTAVEKRNLSQWYMKITDYADELLDFSDTDMPEKVRLMQTNWIGKSVGAEVTFDTPAGPETVFTTRPDTLMGATFMVLAPEHAKVAQLTTDEQRAEVEAYVAAAGRKTDVERQQEGEKTGVFTGSYATHPITGHQLPIWVADYVLVTYGTGSIMAVPAHDDRDFAFARKFGLDVVEVIRAEGAEPMAEDATEPYTGEGVIVNSGEFDGLSGGKASIAGIVEQLEARGIAKAKTTYRLRDWLFARQRYWGTPIPFVHCPEHGAQPVPEDQLPVRLPENVEFTPTGQSPLKLDTEWLKTTCPVCGGEAERDTDTMDTFVDSSWYMYRYLSPDYHEGPFDPAKDPMMPVDLYTGGIEHAILHLLYSRFWIKVMRDMGLTKHSEPFAHLRNQGMILGEDGEKMSKSRGNVVDPDDLVREYGADTVRTYLMFIAPWELGGPWDPQGINGPAKWLSRVWTLFTDDKVTGPAETVSEADLRFAVHSTLKKVTGDFERLSFNTIVASLMELTNTLVKAKRAPVFGTPAWDEALDIFNRLLAPVVPHIAEEIWAARGQEGSVHTAAWPAVDEQAATRDTVTMGVQVSGKVRGQVTISKSATQDEAMAAAKENADVARFIEGKQIVKEIYVPGRIINIVVK
- a CDS encoding GGDEF domain-containing protein, whose product is MTPDEPPPPPLSLGDAWDYRDSEPARARTSAVAHLHTPAHAQASVLRAYLDWRDGQLPQATEEVTAAISTLRLGAPSVWLGRGLNILAALQSTLNRADRAVELYEEQVALARHIEDAELTATALHDLAVELRHSDPHRAHAHITEALSTFRQLDYPFGVAIAHANLAEFARDQGDLTGASQHLTEALRYPHLDQHPHLEASLRCTQLELQLPLADPEAARTEQRLWDLQAASRNPELRASVALTLAARTEPDRRVGLLSTALNDLRVLGDHVLLPDLHEQLSSAFEQLGDLPQALTHLRETLAYTRRTHAAERRQNIQTFEVLSRIHALQDQAREERQRNQELQAHLQELRALNARIRELGRTDHLTRLSNREHLFTEGEHLAQTATEDTPVSAALIDVDHFKVVNDTWGHQTGDLVLQRVARMILDVARPGDIAARYGGEEFVLLRAAPVEDLRDSCHDLQQLIRLHPWHEVAAGLRVTLSIGVAQVTRPDFTQLVGDADRRLYQVKREGRNNVSDHD